One genomic segment of Chitinophaga sancti includes these proteins:
- a CDS encoding RagB/SusD family nutrient uptake outer membrane protein, whose protein sequence is MKKYILIVALLLTSSCGKWLDVKPQDGIIRDNYWQNKEQLKAAVIGCYSSLLNNGLVSELFVWGELRADMVSSTLNTAVDEINIMQANILATNSYTSWAYVYSTINYCNTVIDYAAKVMETDKTLTQEALDGYLAEAHGLRALMYFYLLRTFGEVPLQLKATDSDNSLDQLEKSTQDKVYAQIVADLTFAETHALETYGSTAQDKGRLTKYGIYALEADVYLWNEKYDDCIAACDKVINSGRYGLMDGSVQSQWFNNVFYIGNSAESIFEFQFDQQQLNPFYSMFIVATNRFVGSARVMDEVYGVDLTDATKKDIRGDGGSIRATDQMIWKFAGATGGTTSVARTAADSWAHWFVYRYSDILLLKAEALAWIERGQEALDLVTTIRTRAGAIDGTSESPDPGSAIDVSNYILNERAREFAFEGKRWYDILRHAKRNNYAHLEIMLDMVAMTAPGSMQQSIINKYKDVRSHYLPINQYELQADKKLVQNPYYQ, encoded by the coding sequence ATGAAAAAATATATTCTGATAGTCGCCCTGTTGCTCACCTCATCCTGCGGTAAATGGCTGGATGTAAAACCACAGGACGGCATCATCCGCGACAACTACTGGCAAAATAAGGAGCAGCTAAAAGCCGCTGTCATAGGTTGTTATTCCTCTTTGCTCAACAATGGACTGGTGTCAGAACTCTTTGTATGGGGAGAACTACGTGCCGATATGGTCAGCAGTACACTCAATACTGCTGTAGATGAAATAAATATTATGCAGGCTAATATCCTGGCTACAAACAGCTACACCAGCTGGGCATATGTATACAGCACTATCAATTACTGCAATACCGTGATCGACTATGCAGCCAAAGTAATGGAGACAGACAAGACACTCACACAGGAAGCGCTGGATGGTTATCTTGCCGAAGCACATGGTTTGCGGGCTCTCATGTACTTCTACCTCCTGCGCACCTTTGGCGAGGTCCCTTTACAACTCAAAGCTACCGATAGTGACAATAGCCTGGATCAATTGGAAAAAAGCACACAGGACAAGGTGTATGCACAGATCGTTGCAGACCTCACCTTTGCAGAAACCCACGCACTGGAAACCTACGGCAGTACCGCACAGGATAAAGGCCGTCTTACAAAATATGGTATCTACGCACTGGAAGCCGATGTATACCTGTGGAATGAAAAGTACGATGACTGTATTGCTGCCTGTGACAAAGTGATCAACTCCGGCCGCTATGGATTGATGGATGGCAGTGTACAATCTCAATGGTTCAACAATGTATTTTATATAGGTAACTCTGCCGAGAGCATTTTTGAATTCCAGTTTGACCAGCAGCAGCTGAATCCTTTCTATTCCATGTTTATAGTGGCTACCAATCGTTTCGTCGGCTCCGCAAGAGTAATGGATGAAGTCTATGGCGTAGACCTTACCGATGCGACTAAAAAAGACATTCGGGGAGATGGTGGTAGCATCCGGGCAACTGACCAGATGATCTGGAAGTTTGCCGGCGCCACAGGTGGTACGACTTCAGTTGCCAGAACCGCTGCAGACTCCTGGGCACACTGGTTTGTATACCGCTATTCCGACATCCTGCTGCTCAAAGCAGAAGCACTGGCTTGGATAGAAAGAGGGCAGGAGGCACTGGACCTGGTGACCACCATCCGTACCCGGGCAGGTGCTATAGATGGTACCTCAGAATCACCTGATCCCGGTTCTGCAATAGACGTATCCAATTATATACTGAATGAAAGAGCCCGTGAGTTTGCCTTCGAAGGCAAGCGCTGGTATGACATACTGCGCCATGCAAAGCGCAATAACTACGCGCATCTGGAAATCATGCTCGATATGGTTGCCATGACGGCTCCAGGCAGTATGCAACAGTCCATTATCAATAAATACAAAGATGTACGAAGCCACTATTTACCCATCAACCAGTATGAGTTACAAGCTGACAAAAAACTGGTACAAAACCCGTACTATCAATGA